A single Phragmites australis chromosome 4, lpPhrAust1.1, whole genome shotgun sequence DNA region contains:
- the LOC133915621 gene encoding peptidyl-prolyl cis-trans isomerase FKBP17-2, chloroplastic, with translation MATFLGSSPAFLLSPVAKPHVSCSQSSRPPSQPPNGEQPQPQQSVQARPQAPRPKRAGGADSTDWVASSLTRRFGIGAGLAWAGFLAVGVVSEQLKTRLEVAQQQANTKDVEQEQEVVLPNGIRYYEMRVGGGDVPRPGDLVVIDLQGRVSGGEAFVDTFGEGKRPLALVMGSRPYTRGMCEGVEYVLRSMKAGGKRRVIVPPSLGFGDDGADFGEEGAQIPPRATLEYVVRVDKVSIAPA, from the exons ATGGCCACCTTCCTGGGCAGCTCGCCGGCGTTTCTCTTAAGCCCGGTCGCCAAGCCGCACGTCTCCTGCTCGCAGTCCTCGCGCCCGCCCAGCCAGCCGCCAAACGGCgagcagccgcagccgcagcagTCCGTGCAAGCGCGGCCGCAGGCGCCGAGGCCGAAGCGCGCGGGAGGCGCGGACTCGACGGACTGGGTGGCGTCGTCGCTGACGCGGCGGTTCGGGATCGGCGCCGGGCTGGCCTGGGCGGGGTTCCTGGCCGTTGGCGTCGTGTCGGAGCAGCTCAAGACACGCCTCGAGGTCGCGCAGCAGCAGGCCAACACCAA GGACGTGGAGCAAGAGCAGGAGGTCGTCCTGCCCAACGGAATCCGGTACTACGAGAtgcgcgtcggcggcggcgacgtccCGCGGCCTGGCGATCTGGTGGTGATCGATCTGCAGGGCCGGGTGTCCGGCGGGGAGGCGTTCGTGGACACGTTCGGCGAGGGCAAGCGGCCGCTAGCGCTGGTCATGGGGTCCAGGCCGTACACCAGGGGCATGTGCGAGGGCGTCGAGTACGTGCTGCGGTCCATGAAGGCCGGCGGCAAGCGGCGAGTCATCGTCCCGCCGAGCCTCGGGTTCGGTGACGACGGCGCCGACTTCGGGGAAGAAGGTGCGCAGATACCGCCCCGGGCGACGCTGGAGTACGTCGTGCGGGTCGACAAGGTGTCCATCGCGCCGGCATGA
- the LOC133915622 gene encoding uncharacterized protein LOC133915622 — MGAVLDSHFLALTAIVTVGYQLLFFMVTALLRFDKVTDFAGSTNFIIIAILTLALKGSWHFRQIVLTVLVVIWGLRLGLFLLMRIMQWGEDRRFDNMRNNLGKLAVFWIFQAVWVWTVSLPVTIVNASDRNPSIEARDIIGWIMWLVGTCVEATADQQKLEFKNSPSNRGKWCDAGLWKYSRHPNYFGEIFLWWGIFVASTPVLSDAEWLVILGPVFLTLLLLFVSGIPLLESSADKRHRRSEEYCIYKNTTSPLIPLPPALYGALPAWFKVAFLLELPLYNPGPGGDPVS; from the exons ATGGGAGCCGTGCTGGATTCGCACTTCTTGGCGCTTACGGCCATCGTCACA GTGGGGTACCAGCTGCTGTTCTTCATGGTCACAGCTCTCCTCCGGTTCGACAAGGTCACGGATTTCGCAG GCAGTACAAACTTTATCATAATCGCCATCCTAACACTTGCGTTGAAGGGATCATGGCATTTCCGTCAG ATTGTCCTGACAGTGCTAGTTGTAATTTGGGGCCTTCGCCTAGGACTATTTTTATTAATGAG GATTATGCAATGGGGTGAAGATCGCCGGTTTGATAACATGCGCAATAATTTGGGAAAGTTAGCAGTATTCTGGATTTTCCAG GCTGTCTGGGTTTGGACTGTCAGCTTGCCTGTTACTATTGTGAATGCAAGTGACAGAAACCCCTCGATTGAAGCCAGGGACATAATTGGTTGGATAATGTGGTTGGTTGGGACATGTGTGGAAGCAACAGCTGATCAACAGAAGCTTGAGTTCAAGAATTCTCCAAGTAATAGGGGAAAGTGGTGCGATGCAGGTCTTTGGAAGTATTCCCGCCATCCGAATTACTTTGGGGAG ATATTCCTTTGGTGGGGAATATTTGTAGCATCAACTCCAGTTCTCTCAGATGCGGAATGGCTTGTAATTCTTGGACCTGTATTCCTAACACTTTTGCTTCTTTTTGTTAGTGGAATCCCACTTCTTGAG TCATCTGCTGATAAGCGCCACAGACGATCAGAGGAATACTGTATATACAAGAACACTACAAG CCCTCTTATCCCATTGCCTCCTGCTTTGTATGGAGCCCTACCTGCGTGGTTCAAGGTAGCTTTCCTCCTTGAGCTTCCCCTCTACAATCCTGGCCCGGGAGGTGATCCCGTCAGTTGA
- the LOC133915623 gene encoding phytanoyl-CoA dioxygenase 1, protein MPPAGSLTADQLSFFDTNGYLVLESFSSAEEVRAMRDRMAELVAGFDGADSSVFSTKDHRQVKDDYFFKSAENISFFFEEKAFGGDGCLKQPKELSINKVGHALHELDPVFKKFSFSESISSLFSSLGYKRPAVIQSMYIFKQPGIGGEVVPHQDNTFLYTEPPSCTGLWLALEDATINNGCLWAIPGSQKNGLKRRMIRDENGTHFDHPSPSYDHKEFVPLEVKSGALVVIHGDLIHQSFENLSPASRHALSLHVVDTEGCEWSKENWLQRKTAPEPLYVS, encoded by the exons ATGCCGCCGGCCGGTAGCCTCACCGCCGACCAGCTCAGCTTCTTCGACACCAATG GGTACCTCGTGCTGGAGTCGTTCTCGAGCGCGGAGGAGGTGCGGGCGATGCGGGACCGCATGGCTGAGCTCGTCGCCGGGTTCGACGGTGCCGACTCCAGCGTCTTCTCCACCAAGGATCAT CGGCAGGTAAAGGATGACTACTTCTTTAAAAGCGCAGAGAATATCTCGTTCTTCTTTGAGG AAAAAGCATTTGGGGGTGATGGATGCTTGAAACAGCCAAAGGAACTTTCAATTAATAAAGTTGGACATG CATTACATGAACTTGATCCTGTGTTCAAAAAGTTCTCTTTCTCCGAGAGTATTTCTAGCCTGTTCTCTTCTTTAGGCTACAAGAGGCCTGCAGTTATTCAATCCATGTACATCTTTAAG CAACCAGGTATTGGCGGTGAGGTGGTGCCTCACCAGGATAATACATTCCTTTACACGGAGCCTCCATCGTGTACAGGGTTGTGGCTTGCACTTGAAGATGCAACGATCAACAATGGTTGCCTATGGGCAATTCCGGGATCACAAAAAA ATGGTCTGAAAAGACGAATGATCAGAGATGAAAATGGTACTCATTTTGATCACCCTTCCCCATCTTATGATCACAAAGAATTTGTGCCACTGGAAGTAAAATCAGGGGCTTTGGTGGTTATACATGGAGATCTTATACATCAGAG CTTTGAGAATCTTTCCCCAGCATCAAGACATGCACTCAGCTTACATGTAGTTGATACTGAAGGATGTGAATGGTCCAAGGAAAACTG GTTACAAAGGAAAACTGCCCCTGAACCACTTTATGTATCTTAA